A genome region from Cerasicoccus sp. TK19100 includes the following:
- a CDS encoding transposase, translating into MAKRYELTKEQYDLIKDLLPGKAGDPGRTAEDNHRFINGVMWVLRSSAFWRDMPARYGNYETTY; encoded by the coding sequence ATGGCCAAGAGATACGAACTGACCAAGGAACAATACGACTTAATCAAGGATCTGCTACCTGGTAAGGCCGGCGACCCTGGGCGAACAGCCGAAGACAACCATCGCTTCATAAACGGTGTGATGTGGGTGCTGCGCAGCAGCGCCTTTTGGCGGGACATGCCAGCGCGCTACGGCAACTACGAAACCACTTACAA